Proteins found in one Triticum aestivum cultivar Chinese Spring chromosome 4D, IWGSC CS RefSeq v2.1, whole genome shotgun sequence genomic segment:
- the LOC123097157 gene encoding LRR receptor-like serine/threonine-protein kinase FLS2 produces MEFCDWHRITCSATSPRHVVALDLESQGISGTIAPCIANLTWLAKLQLSNNSFGGGVPSELGLLGRLTNLNLSMNSLEGNIPPELSACSQLQILGLWNNSLHGEIPHSLSQCKRLQEINLANNKLQGSIPPAFGDLPDLRILVLAKNTLTGTIPLSLGSSRHLMYVDLGINALGGVIPESLANSSSLQVLRLMSNSLTGELPKALLNTLSLGAICLTRNNFVGSIPSVTVTSSPLKHLYLGENNLSRRIPFSLGNRSSLLHLHLTNNHLVGSILESLGYIPTLEKLILSANNLSGPVPPSIFNMSSLKSLAAFDNSLVGRLPFDIGYTLHNIEYLILTGNNFDGPIPASLLKAYRLCWLLLDSNRFIGSIPFFGSLPNLERLDLASNKLEADDWGFVSSLSNCSRLYMLALDGNNLNGKLPSSIGNLSNSLDSLWLNSNQISGPIPPEIGNLKSLSTLYMDYNFFTGNIPPTIGKLYKLVELSVAHNSFTGSIPYFGSLPNLEELDLAHNKLEADDWGFVSSLSNCSRLTMLALDGNNLKGKLPSSIGDLSNSLDSLWLSNNEISGPIPPEIGNLKSLSTLYMDYNFFTGNIPPTIGKLHNLVKLHLAQNMLSGQIP; encoded by the coding sequence ATGGAGTTCTGCGACTGGCACAGGATCACGTGCAGCGCGACTTCCCCCCGGCATGTCGTTGCGCTGGACCTTGAATCCCAAGGCATCTCAGGCACCATAGCACCTTGCATCGCCAACCTCACTTGGCTGGCAAAGCTCCAGCTGTCCAACAATAGCTTTGGTGGCGGTGTACCGTCCGAGCTTGGCCTCCTGGGCCGACTCACCAACCTCAACCTCAGCATGAACAGTTTGGAAGGTAACATCCCACCTGAACTCTCTGCATGTTCCCAGCTCCAAATTCTGGGCTTGTGGAACAATTCCCTCCATGGAGAGATCCCACATAGCCTTAGCCAATGCAAGCGCCTTCAAGAGATTAACCTTGCAAACAACAAGCTCCAAGGGAGCATTCCTCCTGCTTTTGGAGACCTTCCTGACCTGCGCATACTAGTTCTCGCCAAAAATACACTTACTGGCACCATACCGTTGTCTTTGGGAAGCAGTCGTCATCTTATGTATGTCGATCTCGGGATCAATgctcttggaggggtcatcccggAGTCCTTGGCAAATAGTTCATCTCTTCAAGTACTTAGGCTCATGAGCAATAGTCTTACTGGAGAACTCCCAAAGGCTCTCCTCAACACTTTGTCACTAGGTGCCATTTGCCTCACAAGAAACAATTTTGTTGGTTCCATACCTTCTGTTACTGTCACCTCTTCCCCTCTTAAGCATCTCTATTTAGGGGAAAACAATCTTTCAAGAAGAATACCTTTCTCACTAGGGAACCGTTCCTCCCTACTTCATCTTCATCTCACAAACAATCATTTAGTTGGGAGCATCCTGGAGAGCTTAGGTTATATTCCAACATTAGAGAAATTGATCTTGAGTGCAAACAACTTATCTGGACCGGTTCCACCGTCTATCTTCAACATGTCATCCCTGAAAAGTCTCGCCGCATTCGACAACTCACTTGTCGGAAGATTACCCTTCGACATCGGCTACACCCTCCATAATATTGAGTACTTAATACTCACAGGGAACAATTTTGATGGACCAATTCCAGCCTCTCTTCTCAAAGCTTACCGCCTATGCTGGCTTCTCCTTGATAGTAATAGATTTATTGGATCTATACCATTCTTCGGTTCATTGCCAAATTTGGAGCGTCTCGATTTGGCATCCAACAAGCTAGAAGCAGATGATTGGGGATTTGTCTCTTCACTATCTAACTGCTCCAGATTGTACATGCTGGCCCTGGATGGAAACAATCTTAATGGGAAATTGCCAAGTTCTATTGGAAATCTTTCAAATAGTCTTGACTCCTTGTGGCTGAATAGCAACCAAATTTCTGGACCTATACCACCGGAGATTGGCAACCTTAAGAGCCTCAGTACATTGTACATGGATTACAATTTTTTCACTGGTAATATACCACCAACAATTGGGAAATTGTACAAATTGGTCGAGCTATCCGTTGCACATAACAGCTTTACTGGATCCATACCATATTTCGGCTCATTGCCAAATTTGGAGGAACTCGATTTGGCACACAACAAGCTAGAAGCAGATGATTGGGGATTTGTCTCTTCACTATCTAATTGCTCCAGGTTGACCATGCTGGCCTTGGATGGAAACAATCTCAAAGGGAAATTGCCAAGTTCTATTGGCGATCTTTCAAACAGCCTTGACTCGTTGTGGCTGAGTAACAACGAAATTTCTGGACCTATACCACCGGAGATTGGCAACCTTAAGAGCCTCAGTACATTGTACATGGATTACAATTTTTTCACTGGTAATATACCACCAACAATTGGGAAATTGCACAATTTGGTCAAACTACACTTAGCACAAAACATGCTTTCAGGCCAGATTCCATAG